A DNA window from Mycobacterium sp. IDR2000157661 contains the following coding sequences:
- a CDS encoding diguanylate cyclase domain-containing protein has protein sequence MLVAVAAVYTGVLAVLAAWLWQTWGGPEVTRRADDVLTVVGVLFAAGCSIWAAHRAVGRVRRGWTAMAVGLLAWAVGEVIWVAYELVLGYEQTPVPSWADVAYLLFYVGAVAAVLLLSASDQGQSQIRLVLDGIIVAASVFLIAWVTVLQPVYESSSESAVTQAVSLAYPVADVVVITIAWARAAAAYRQSLGLLIAGLIVVAIADSVYSVMLATGTYTSGSLIDLGWIAGCGFIGLAALRSVGERPIDGTLRLISSQLRVWGPYIPLVLACGIGIAHAIPMLTPAPFAAAGVLVVVGVLIRQFIVLLENRRLLAKVTRLAFRDPLTGLANRALFLDRVEQAVAHQGRKHDSIAVLCMDLDDFKTVNDELGHPAGDELLIRVAQRLSSCLRTTDTIARFGGDEFAVLITGNPEDARVTGERILDSFADPIAIDGVNLTIRPSVGLTVATPQTPPATVDDLIRNADLAMYAAKRNGGGCLRIFVPDSPDPFDLPTATDRPAAQGVSIRPKGVTRPMPRRSVEPRLRTPTWAPVDVRIGLSALLAGVVAFAVVRSIRGAGDLSVVERWWEAVLYLSASMLVAARAYRVRAERAAWWCMAAGMALTGWGNLVTTLWDTGHPSPSPADPLFLASYPALYAGLVLLVRSRLRSASGLVRLDAVIAAMTSAAVSAAVLAPYIHAAEAVSLAGLLITTIYLVAGVLVLSMASGLVAMLGWRAEPRWFVLLGGLILWVIANSILLLESASGEYVRGTWLDATWPISFLLVAVACWLRPSPPTTIQEGVLQAQLWPPIVSTAIALGVALTSPGERLAVTLSAVTLTAIVARLAVTFRGSGTSSVGADAMTDELTGLTNRRGLTTALTADPPDDSVSSSLDGSSARVALLLLDINEFDEINEAFAHAVGNELLRCVAARLSRAVRPADLVIRSGGDEFAILLTQDVNLLTARTQAGALMDALRPPFALDHLTVQIDVSIAIAMWPEHCAHPQELLSRAEAALPQARTTEGRIAFYDAELDLRRGNEDQLVEDLRQALGADESGLYAEAGQLICHYQPKITDEGWVHSVEALVRWQHPTRGLLLPDQFLAAAERAGLMRPVAARVLDVALAQTRAWCDRGIDLTVAVNLSATNLLDIGLVETIDGLLTEYRLPASALIVEITEGTLAPDSRRSRNTVAALRRLGIRISLDDYGTGWSSLARLQDLSVDELKLDKVFAARLSRDPRSVAIVRSTVALAHSLGADLVAEGVEDAATLEALRRFGCSITQGHVHSPPLPPDELYDWLMDRSPELAH, from the coding sequence CTGCTGCTGTCAGCCAGTGACCAGGGCCAGTCTCAGATCCGGCTGGTGCTCGACGGCATCATCGTCGCCGCGTCGGTGTTCCTGATCGCCTGGGTCACCGTCCTGCAGCCGGTATATGAGTCGAGTTCGGAAAGCGCTGTGACACAGGCGGTCTCCCTGGCCTATCCGGTCGCCGACGTGGTCGTGATCACGATCGCATGGGCCCGTGCCGCGGCCGCCTACCGGCAGAGCCTCGGCCTGTTGATCGCGGGGCTCATCGTGGTCGCAATCGCCGACAGCGTGTACAGCGTGATGCTCGCCACGGGCACCTACACCAGCGGCAGCCTGATCGACCTCGGGTGGATCGCGGGCTGCGGGTTCATCGGCCTGGCCGCCCTGCGCAGCGTCGGCGAGCGCCCGATCGACGGCACGCTCCGGCTGATCTCGTCGCAGTTGCGGGTCTGGGGACCCTACATTCCCTTGGTGCTGGCCTGCGGGATCGGCATCGCACACGCGATACCGATGCTGACGCCGGCTCCATTCGCCGCCGCTGGCGTGCTGGTCGTCGTCGGAGTGCTGATCCGACAGTTCATTGTGCTTCTCGAGAATCGGCGGTTGTTGGCCAAGGTGACCCGACTGGCATTCCGCGACCCGCTGACGGGGTTGGCCAACCGCGCGCTGTTCCTCGACCGCGTCGAACAGGCGGTCGCGCATCAGGGGCGCAAGCACGACTCCATCGCGGTGCTGTGCATGGATCTCGACGACTTCAAGACCGTCAACGACGAACTCGGCCACCCCGCGGGTGACGAGTTGTTGATCCGGGTCGCGCAGCGGTTGTCGTCGTGTCTGCGCACCACGGACACCATCGCCCGGTTCGGTGGAGACGAGTTCGCCGTCCTGATCACCGGGAATCCCGAGGACGCGCGGGTCACCGGTGAGCGGATACTCGACAGCTTCGCCGATCCGATCGCCATCGACGGGGTCAATCTGACCATCCGACCCAGCGTCGGATTGACCGTCGCCACACCGCAGACGCCGCCGGCGACGGTCGACGACCTGATCCGCAACGCGGACCTGGCCATGTACGCCGCCAAGCGCAATGGCGGTGGATGCCTGCGCATCTTCGTGCCCGACTCCCCCGACCCGTTCGACTTGCCGACTGCCACGGACCGTCCTGCGGCCCAGGGGGTCAGCATCAGGCCGAAGGGTGTCACCCGGCCCATGCCCAGACGCAGCGTCGAACCACGCCTGCGCACGCCGACGTGGGCGCCGGTAGACGTTCGGATCGGATTGTCGGCGCTGCTGGCCGGGGTGGTCGCTTTCGCCGTCGTCCGGTCGATCCGTGGCGCCGGCGACCTCAGCGTTGTCGAGCGGTGGTGGGAGGCGGTGCTGTACCTGTCGGCCTCGATGCTGGTGGCGGCGCGTGCCTACCGCGTGCGGGCCGAACGGGCCGCGTGGTGGTGCATGGCCGCGGGTATGGCGTTGACCGGGTGGGGCAACCTCGTGACCACCTTGTGGGACACCGGCCACCCGTCGCCGTCGCCGGCCGACCCGCTGTTCCTGGCGTCGTACCCGGCACTGTACGCCGGGTTGGTGCTGCTGGTGCGGTCGCGGTTGCGCTCGGCGTCGGGTCTGGTGCGACTCGACGCAGTGATTGCGGCAATGACTTCCGCCGCCGTCAGTGCGGCAGTCCTGGCGCCGTACATCCATGCGGCAGAAGCTGTTTCGTTGGCAGGCCTGTTGATCACGACGATCTACCTGGTTGCCGGTGTGCTGGTGCTATCCATGGCGTCCGGACTGGTCGCCATGCTCGGTTGGCGCGCCGAGCCACGATGGTTCGTCTTGCTCGGCGGTCTGATCCTGTGGGTGATCGCCAACAGCATTCTCCTGCTGGAATCAGCCAGCGGTGAATACGTGCGCGGCACATGGCTCGACGCGACGTGGCCGATCTCGTTCCTGTTGGTGGCGGTCGCCTGCTGGCTGCGGCCGTCCCCACCGACGACCATCCAGGAAGGCGTGCTCCAGGCACAGCTGTGGCCGCCGATCGTGTCCACCGCCATCGCGCTCGGCGTGGCGCTCACCTCGCCGGGGGAACGGCTGGCGGTCACCCTGTCGGCGGTGACCCTCACCGCCATCGTGGCGAGGCTCGCGGTCACCTTCCGCGGGTCCGGCACGTCGTCCGTCGGTGCCGATGCGATGACAGACGAGCTCACCGGCCTGACCAACAGACGCGGTCTGACCACCGCGCTGACCGCCGACCCGCCCGATGACTCCGTCTCGTCCTCCCTCGACGGGTCTTCCGCCCGAGTGGCCCTGCTGCTGTTGGACATCAATGAATTCGACGAGATCAACGAGGCCTTCGCCCACGCCGTCGGCAACGAACTGTTGCGGTGCGTCGCGGCGCGCCTGTCGCGCGCCGTCCGGCCGGCCGACCTCGTCATCCGCTCGGGCGGTGACGAATTCGCCATCCTGCTCACCCAAGACGTCAACTTGTTGACGGCGCGAACTCAGGCGGGTGCGCTGATGGACGCGCTGCGACCGCCGTTCGCACTGGACCACTTGACAGTGCAGATCGATGTGAGCATCGCGATCGCCATGTGGCCGGAACACTGTGCTCATCCCCAGGAGCTGTTGAGCCGAGCCGAGGCGGCGCTGCCCCAGGCCAGAACCACCGAGGGCCGGATTGCTTTCTACGACGCGGAACTGGACCTGCGGCGGGGCAACGAGGACCAACTGGTCGAAGACCTTCGGCAGGCGCTCGGCGCCGACGAGTCCGGCCTCTACGCAGAAGCAGGCCAGTTGATCTGTCACTATCAACCCAAGATCACCGACGAGGGCTGGGTGCACAGCGTGGAGGCTCTGGTGCGCTGGCAGCATCCCACGCGTGGGTTGCTGCTGCCCGATCAATTTCTCGCGGCGGCCGAACGGGCAGGATTGATGCGCCCAGTGGCTGCTCGTGTCCTCGACGTGGCATTGGCGCAGACGCGGGCATGGTGCGACCGCGGCATCGATCTGACCGTCGCGGTGAACCTGTCGGCGACCAACCTGCTCGATATCGGCCTTGTCGAGACGATCGACGGGCTGCTCACCGAATACCGGTTGCCCGCCAGTGCCCTCATCGTCGAAATCACCGAGGGCACACTGGCCCCCGATTCGCGACGGTCGCGCAACACCGTTGCGGCCCTGCGGCGCCTCGGCATCCGGATCTCGCTCGACGACTACGGCACCGGGTGGTCCTCGCTGGCGCGGCTGCAGGACCTGTCGGTCGACGAGTTGAAGCTCGACAAGGTGTTCGCCGCCCGCCTTTCCCGAGATCCCCGCTCGGTCGCCATCGTGCGATCGACCGTCGCGCTGGCCCACAGCCTGGGAGCCGATCTCGTCGCCGAAGGTGTCGAGGACGCTGCCACCCTCGAGGCGCTGCGCCGCTTCGGGTGCAGCATCACCCAGGGGCACGTGCACAGCCCACCGCTGCCCCCCGACGAGTTGTACGACTGGTTGATGGACCGCTCCCCCGAACTCGCCCACTGA
- a CDS encoding zinc-binding alcohol dehydrogenase family protein encodes MTTMCAWRVLRPAPISTRPLVRANVEIPSPGPGELLVAVRACGVCRTDLHVAEGDLPVHRPGVVPGHEVVGEVVEVGPRTHGDFAVGDRVGIAWLRHTCGQCKFCVRGDENLCPQSRYTGWDADGGYAEFAVVPSAYALALPQGYADTELAPLLCAGIIGYRALLRADLPAGGRLGIYGFGGSAHLTAQVALARGAEVHVMTRGEHARALASSLGAASVQGAADRPPVPLDAAILFAPVGDLVLPALEALDRGGTLSIAGIHLSDIPVLDYQRHLFGERQLRSVTANTRADAHAFLEFAGRHRIEVTTPQYPLDSADEALLDLASGRIAGAAVLLA; translated from the coding sequence ATGACCACCATGTGCGCGTGGCGCGTCCTGCGCCCGGCTCCGATCAGCACCCGGCCTCTGGTGCGTGCGAACGTCGAGATACCGAGCCCCGGACCGGGTGAGCTACTCGTCGCAGTGCGCGCATGTGGCGTGTGCCGCACCGATCTTCATGTGGCCGAGGGGGACCTGCCGGTCCACCGGCCGGGGGTCGTCCCGGGTCACGAAGTCGTGGGGGAGGTGGTCGAGGTCGGCCCGCGAACCCACGGTGACTTCGCCGTCGGCGACCGCGTCGGCATCGCCTGGCTGCGTCACACCTGCGGACAGTGCAAGTTCTGTGTCCGCGGCGACGAGAACCTGTGCCCGCAGTCCCGCTACACGGGATGGGATGCCGACGGCGGGTACGCGGAGTTCGCGGTCGTGCCGAGCGCCTATGCACTCGCGTTGCCGCAGGGCTATGCCGACACCGAGTTGGCCCCGCTGCTGTGCGCCGGAATCATCGGTTATCGCGCGCTGCTGCGTGCGGACCTGCCCGCCGGTGGGCGGTTGGGTATCTACGGGTTCGGCGGCAGCGCACACCTGACGGCACAGGTGGCCCTCGCACGGGGAGCCGAGGTGCATGTGATGACCCGTGGCGAGCACGCGCGCGCCCTCGCTTCGTCGCTGGGGGCCGCCTCGGTGCAGGGCGCCGCCGATCGTCCGCCGGTGCCGCTGGACGCCGCAATCCTGTTCGCTCCTGTCGGCGACCTGGTGCTGCCCGCTCTGGAGGCACTCGACCGAGGCGGCACGTTGTCGATCGCCGGTATCCACCTCTCCGACATCCCGGTGCTCGACTACCAGCGCCACCTGTTCGGTGAACGCCAGCTCCGATCGGTCACCGCCAACACGCGGGCCGACGCGCATGCGTTCCTGGAGTTCGCGGGCAGGCACCGGATCGAGGTGACGACCCCCCAGTATCCACTCGACAGCGCCGACGAGGCACTGCTCGATCTCGCCTCCGGTCGGATCGCCGGAGCCGCCGTACTGTTGGCCTAA
- a CDS encoding CDGP domain-containing protein, with translation MKALVALAVGALAASGIALAAPANAGCQSGWTPWGGGEICDGPIGPDGNFERCQSVGVLGFGGSVPCFVANVANANPPHIGP, from the coding sequence ATGAAAGCACTTGTGGCACTGGCCGTCGGCGCCCTTGCGGCGAGCGGAATCGCGCTGGCCGCCCCGGCCAACGCGGGTTGTCAGTCCGGTTGGACGCCGTGGGGCGGTGGCGAGATCTGCGACGGACCGATCGGCCCGGACGGCAACTTCGAACGCTGCCAGAGCGTCGGCGTCCTCGGCTTCGGGGGCAGCGTGCCCTGCTTCGTCGCCAACGTCGCGAACGCCAACCCGCCGCACATCGGCCCATGA
- a CDS encoding sulfate/molybdate ABC transporter ATP-binding protein produces the protein MRAVVEDRGVDIELAVAAGEVLAVLGPNGAGKTTALHVIAGLVRPDDGVVRVGRRVLTDTRAGVHVATHDRRIALLLQDPLLFPHLSVLGNVAFAPRSTRPGHWLAEVGAEELSDRRPHRLSGGQAQRVALARALAAEPDVLLLDEPLAGLDVGAAAAVRKVLRRVLARDGRTAVLITHDLLDVVTLADRVAVLENGKVAETGFTATVLATPRSTFAARLAGVNLVRGHATASGALMTPWGTVWSGSPDSDVPAGQPAVALFHPAAVAVYRERPHGSPRNTVEVTVAELDGRGPTVRVRAQDQPDGAPGLAADITADAAVELRLAPGDRVLFAVKAQEVSVCAGP, from the coding sequence ATGCGGGCCGTGGTCGAGGACCGCGGCGTCGACATCGAGTTGGCGGTCGCGGCCGGCGAGGTGCTGGCCGTGCTCGGCCCCAACGGCGCGGGCAAGACGACCGCTCTGCACGTCATCGCCGGTCTGGTGCGTCCCGACGACGGCGTCGTCCGCGTCGGCCGGCGCGTGCTCACCGACACCCGGGCCGGCGTCCACGTCGCGACCCACGACCGCCGCATCGCGCTGCTGTTGCAGGATCCGCTGCTGTTTCCGCACCTCAGCGTGCTCGGCAACGTGGCGTTTGCGCCACGCAGCACTCGGCCCGGTCACTGGCTGGCCGAGGTGGGCGCCGAGGAGCTGTCCGATCGCAGGCCGCACCGGTTGTCCGGGGGACAGGCCCAGCGGGTGGCCCTGGCGCGCGCCCTTGCCGCCGAACCGGACGTGCTGCTGCTCGACGAACCGCTGGCCGGGCTGGACGTGGGGGCGGCGGCTGCGGTGCGCAAAGTGCTGCGCAGGGTCCTCGCCCGCGACGGGCGCACCGCGGTGCTGATCACGCACGACCTGCTCGACGTGGTGACCCTGGCGGATCGCGTCGCGGTGCTCGAGAACGGGAAGGTAGCCGAAACGGGTTTCACGGCGACGGTCTTGGCGACACCGCGCAGCACGTTCGCCGCTCGACTCGCGGGCGTGAACCTGGTCCGCGGGCACGCGACCGCGTCGGGTGCCCTGATGACGCCGTGGGGCACGGTGTGGTCCGGCAGCCCGGATTCCGACGTGCCAGCCGGTCAGCCGGCGGTCGCGCTGTTCCACCCGGCGGCCGTCGCGGTCTACCGCGAGCGTCCGCACGGCAGCCCCCGCAACACCGTCGAGGTCACGGTCGCCGAACTCGACGGCCGTGGGCCCACCGTGCGGGTGCGCGCCCAGGACCAGCCCGACGGGGCGCCGGGGCTCGCCGCCGACATCACCGCCGACGCCGCGGTCGAGTTGCGCCTGGCCCCGGGCGACCGGGTGCTCTTCGCCGTCAAGGCCCAGGAAGTATCGGTGTGCGCAGGCCCGTAA
- a CDS encoding ABC transporter permease, which translates to MSTSPSTSPGLPRWLFLPAAIGALFVVVPLIAIALKVNWPDFFRLVTSESSVSALLLSLRTAAASTVVCLLLGVPMALVLARSDHPVVRAARPLVLLPLVLPPVVGGIALLYAFGRLGLIGEYLDAAGIQIAFTTTAVVLAQTFVSLPFLVIALEGAARSAGADYELVAATLGARPTRVWWRVTLPLLAPGLVSGTVLAFARALGEFGATLTFAGSRQGVTRTLPLEIYLQRETDADAAVALSLLLVAVAAVVVVGLGSRRLRGARAW; encoded by the coding sequence ATGAGCACGTCCCCGAGCACATCGCCGGGACTGCCGCGCTGGCTGTTCCTACCCGCCGCGATCGGCGCGCTGTTCGTGGTGGTGCCACTCATCGCGATCGCACTGAAGGTGAACTGGCCGGATTTCTTCCGGCTGGTGACCAGCGAGTCGTCGGTCAGCGCGCTGTTGCTGAGCCTGCGCACCGCCGCGGCCAGCACGGTGGTGTGCCTGCTGCTGGGCGTGCCGATGGCGCTGGTGCTGGCCCGCAGCGACCATCCGGTGGTGCGGGCGGCGCGACCGCTGGTCCTGCTGCCACTCGTGCTTCCCCCGGTCGTCGGCGGCATCGCGTTGCTGTACGCGTTCGGCCGGCTGGGCCTGATCGGGGAGTATCTCGACGCCGCCGGGATTCAAATCGCGTTCACGACGACAGCGGTGGTGCTGGCGCAGACGTTCGTGTCGCTACCGTTCCTGGTCATCGCGCTCGAAGGAGCGGCACGCTCGGCGGGAGCCGACTACGAACTGGTCGCGGCCACGCTGGGCGCCCGCCCGACGCGGGTGTGGTGGCGAGTGACCCTGCCTCTGCTGGCCCCCGGCCTGGTCTCCGGGACCGTCCTGGCGTTCGCGCGTGCACTCGGCGAGTTCGGCGCCACCCTGACCTTCGCCGGCTCCCGCCAGGGCGTCACTCGCACCCTGCCGCTGGAGATCTACCTGCAGCGGGAGACCGACGCCGATGCGGCGGTGGCGTTGTCACTGCTGCTGGTCGCGGTGGCCGCGGTGGTGGTCGTCGGACTGGGCAGCCGACGCCTCAGGGGCGCCCGTGCCTGGTGA
- a CDS encoding SDR family oxidoreductase, protein MEVLVTGGDTDLGRTIAEGFGDAGHRVVIAGARRADLEVAAKELDVDAIVVDTNDPASLEAARPQFPHHLDTIVNVPAPRSDGGDPRTYSLADLAAAWRSALDATMVSAVLTVQILGDHLRSGGSIVTVVPENPAEGSAEAAIKAAVSDWTAGQATHFGTRGITVNAVASGRSAEPGYAGLSRTPPPVAAEIARLTLFLTTPAARHITGQTLHVSRGALADFG, encoded by the coding sequence ATGGAGGTGCTCGTCACCGGAGGTGACACCGATCTGGGTCGCACGATCGCCGAGGGCTTCGGAGATGCCGGTCACCGCGTCGTGATCGCCGGCGCCCGCCGTGCCGACCTCGAGGTCGCCGCCAAGGAACTCGACGTCGACGCCATCGTCGTAGACACCAACGACCCGGCCAGCCTGGAGGCGGCCCGTCCGCAGTTCCCCCACCACCTCGACACCATCGTCAACGTTCCCGCACCGCGTTCAGACGGCGGGGACCCCCGCACCTACAGCCTGGCCGACCTGGCTGCGGCCTGGCGTTCTGCGCTCGACGCGACCATGGTCTCGGCGGTGCTGACGGTGCAGATCCTCGGTGACCACCTGCGCTCGGGTGGGTCCATAGTCACCGTCGTGCCGGAGAATCCGGCCGAGGGCAGCGCGGAAGCGGCGATCAAGGCGGCCGTGTCCGACTGGACGGCCGGCCAGGCCACCCACTTCGGGACCAGGGGCATCACCGTGAACGCGGTCGCCTCGGGACGCAGCGCCGAGCCCGGGTACGCGGGCCTGTCGCGCACCCCTCCGCCGGTGGCCGCCGAAATCGCCCGCCTCACACTGTTTCTCACGACGCCGGCCGCCCGCCACATCACGGGCCAGACGTTGCATGTGAGCCGCGGCGCGCTCGCCGACTTCGGCTGA
- a CDS encoding LLM class F420-dependent oxidoreductase, whose protein sequence is MTIRLGLQIPNFSYGTGVAEMFPTVIAQAQEAEAAGFDSVFVMDHFYQLPGLGTPDQPMLEAYTALGALATATSDVQLGTLVTGNTYRNPTLLAKAVTTLDVVSQGRAVLGIGTGWYELEHDSLGYEFGTFTDRFNKLGEALEIILPMLRGERPTVEGKYYRTKEAMAEPRFRDHVPLMIGGSGEKKTIPLAARHFDHLNIIAGFDELPRKLQVVKERCEEIGRDPATLETSMLVIAIIDENVTGDVIPDDFKQQAVYGSAEQVADQVKTKVLDAGVDGVILSPVTSLDGYHPGRATAVAELLKPLLSG, encoded by the coding sequence GTGACCATCAGACTCGGTTTGCAGATCCCCAACTTCTCCTACGGCACCGGCGTCGCCGAGATGTTCCCCACCGTCATCGCCCAGGCGCAGGAGGCCGAGGCCGCTGGCTTCGACTCGGTGTTCGTGATGGACCACTTCTACCAACTGCCCGGGCTCGGCACCCCGGACCAGCCGATGCTCGAGGCCTACACGGCGCTCGGCGCGTTGGCCACCGCCACCTCCGATGTGCAGTTGGGCACGCTCGTGACGGGCAACACCTACCGCAACCCCACGCTGCTGGCCAAGGCCGTCACGACGCTGGACGTGGTCAGCCAGGGGCGGGCCGTCCTGGGCATCGGCACAGGTTGGTACGAACTCGAGCACGACTCGCTGGGATACGAATTCGGTACGTTCACCGACCGCTTCAACAAGCTGGGCGAGGCGCTGGAGATCATCCTGCCGATGCTGCGCGGCGAACGTCCCACCGTCGAGGGCAAGTACTACCGGACCAAAGAGGCGATGGCCGAGCCGCGGTTCCGCGATCACGTCCCGCTGATGATCGGCGGCAGCGGCGAGAAGAAGACCATCCCGCTGGCCGCCCGCCACTTCGACCACCTCAACATCATCGCCGGGTTCGACGAGCTGCCGCGCAAGCTCCAGGTCGTCAAGGAGCGCTGCGAGGAGATCGGCCGTGATCCGGCCACGCTGGAGACCAGCATGCTGGTGATCGCGATCATCGATGAGAACGTCACCGGCGACGTGATCCCCGACGACTTCAAGCAGCAGGCGGTCTACGGCAGTGCCGAGCAGGTGGCCGACCAGGTCAAGACCAAGGTGCTCGACGCGGGTGTCGACGGTGTGATCCTGAGCCCGGTGACGAGCCTCGACGGGTACCACCCCGGCCGGGCCACCGCCGTCGCTGAGCTGCTCAAGCCGCTGCTCAGCGGCTAA